A single Myxocyprinus asiaticus isolate MX2 ecotype Aquarium Trade chromosome 50, UBuf_Myxa_2, whole genome shotgun sequence DNA region contains:
- the LOC127438659 gene encoding vitellogenin-like, whose protein sequence is MRAVVLTLMVALVASQQINLVPEFALDKTYVYKYEALLLGGLPHEGLARAGVKVSSKVLLSAVTENTFLMKLLDPLLYEYSGIWPKDSFVPATKLTSALAAELQIPIKFEYANGVVGKVFAPTGVSPTVMNLHRGILNIIQLNLKKTQNIYELQEAGVQGVCRTHYVINEDPKANHIIVTKSKDLSHCKERIKKDVGLTYTEKCVECTKRVKSLVEAATYNYIMKPAANGVLISEATVVELYQYSPFNEIHGAAQMEAKQTLAFVEIENTPIVPIKSDYLARGSLQYEFASEILQTPIQLLRISDAPAQIVEVLKHLVEHNVAMVHDEAPLKYVQLVQLLRVATLENIEAIWAQFKDKPVYRHWLLDALPAVGTPVILKFIKEKFLSGECTIAEFIQALVVALQMVTADLDTIQLTASLAMHEKIATIPALREVVMLGYGSMIAKYCVEVPTCPAELLRPLHDISAEAIAKNDIHEITLALKVLGNAGHPASFKTIMKHLPGLKTAGASLPIRVQVDAIMAMRNIAKKEPKLVQPMALQLLLDRALHPEVRMVACIALFETRPSVALISGLAGALRIETNMQVASFAYSHIKSLTRITAPDMATVAGAANVAIKLLSPMLDRLSYHFSRALQLDIYHTPLMIGAAGSAYMINDAATILPRAVVAKARAYIAGAAADVLEIGVRTEGIQEALLQSPAADESVDRITKIKRTLRALTNWKALPTDQPLASVYIKLLGQEVAFVNIDKTIIEQAIPIATGPKPRELLKEALKALQEGIALQYAKPLLAAEVRRIFPTAVGVPMEFSFYTAAVAAASVNIQATITPPLPEQPETITLEQLKRTDVQIRAEVKPSIALQTFAVMGVNTAWIQAAVMAKGKIHTIVPGKVVARADILKGNYKVEALPVEVPEHIITMSFETIAVVRNIEDPSAERIVSLVPELSMQKTPYAGDRSSENTDPDMPAVRAATPFHKTFCLAVPYIEIKGCIEVHSHNAAFIENAPLFYIIGQHSVHVSVARGEGPAVEKLELEVQVGPRAAERLLKQINLVDEDTPEGKSILMKLREILETEAKEVPVSSESSSSRSSRRSRIISSSSSSSSMSSSRITKTATMIEPFRKFHKDRYMAPHGASKAVSSGSTGSSFEAIRKQAKFLGNSVPPVFAIIVRAVRVDQKLLGYQLAVYFDKPTARVQLIISSIAENDNLKICADGVLLSKHKVTAKLAWGPECQQYAVTAKAEAGVLGEFPAVRLELEWERLPIIVTTYAKKLSKHITMAALRAGFKLERATNSEKEVDLTVALPTQRTLNIIARIPEMTLSRMAVRLPVAVPINPDGTFSIHIDIETLQNPELLLDTITN, encoded by the exons ATGAGAGCTGTTGTGCTTACCCTGATGGTAGCCCTTGTGG cAAGTCAGCAGATCAACCTTG TTCCTGAGTTTGCCCTTGATAAAACCTACGTGTACAAGTATGAGGCTCTGCTTTTGGGCGGTCTCCCTCATGAAGGTCTGGCAAGAGCTGGTGTAAAAGTCAGCAGCAAGGTTCTCCTCAGTGCTGTGACAGAGAATACCTTCCTGATGAAG CTCCTGGATCCTCTGCTCTATGAGTACAGTGGCATCTGGCCCAAGGATTCTTTTGTTCCAGCCACTAAGctcacttcagcactggcagctGAACTCCAGATTCCCATCAAGTTTGAGTATGCTAATGGTGTGGTTGGAAAGGTATTTGCCCCCACAGGAGTCTCCCCTACTGTCATGAACTTGCACAGAGGAATCCTCAACATCATTCAGCTCAACCTAAAGAAGACCCAGAACATCTATGAGCTGCAAGAG GCTGGAGTTCAGGGAGTGTGCAGGACCCACTATGTCATCAATGAGGATCCAAAGGCCAACCACATTATTGTCACCAAGTCTAAGGATCTGAGCCACTGCAAGGAGAGAATCAAGAAGGACGTTGGCTTAACGTACActgagaagtgtgttgaatgcacCAAG AGGGTCAAGAGTTTGGTTGAAGCAGCAACTTACAACTACATCATGAAACCAGCTGCTAATGGTGTACTGATCTCAGAGGCAACAGTTGTGGAACTGTATCAGTACTCACCCTTCAATGAGATCCATGGTGCTGCCCAGATGGAAGCAAA ACAAACCTTGGCTTTTGTTGAAATTGAGAATACCCCAATTGTTCCAATTAAATCTGATTATTTGGCCCGTGGATCCCTGCAATATGAGTTCGCATCTGAGATTCTTCAGACTCCAATCCAACTCCTGAGGATCAGTGATGCACCAGCCCAG ATTGTGGAGGTCTTAAAGCACCTGGTTGAACACAATGTGGCCATGGTCCATGATGAAGCTCCACTTAAGTATGTTCAGCTCGTCCAGCTCCTGCGTGTTGCCACCTTGGAGAATATCGAGGCCATCTGGGCTCAGTTCAAGGACAAACCCGTTTACAG GCACTGGCTTTTGGATGCTCTTCCTGCTGTTGGTACACCAGTAATTCTAAAATTCATCAAGGAGAAATTCCTGTCTGGTGAATGTACCATTGCTGAGTTCATTCAGGCACTTGTGGTTGCTCTGCAAATGGTCACAGCTGATTTGGACACCATCCAGTTGACTGCT AGTCTGGCAATGCATGAGAAAATCGCTACAATCCCAGCTCTGCGTGAAGTTGTCATGCTTGGATATGGTTCTATGATTGCCAAGTACTGTGTTGAAGTTCCTACTTGCCCTGCAGAGCTCCTCAGG CCCCTCCATGACATTTCAGCAGAAGCCATTGCCAAGAATGATATTCATGAAATTACTTTGGCCCTGAAAGTTCTGGGCAATGCTGGTCACCCTGCTAGTTTTAAAACTATCATGAAACACCTGCCAGGACTGAAAACTGCAGGTGCTTCTCTGCCCATTAGAGTCCAGGTTGATGCCATCATGGCCATGAGGAACATTGCCAAAAAAGAGCCCAAATTG GTTCAGCCAATGGCCCTGCAGCTCCTACTGGACAGGGCTCTCCACCCTGAAGTGCGTATGGTTGCTTGTATTGCATTGTTTGAGACCAGACCCTCAGTGGCTCTCATCTCCGGTCTTGCTGGTGCATTAAGGATTGAGACTAACATGCAGGTTGCAAGCTTTGCCTATTCCCACATCAAGTCATTGACCAGAATCACTGCTCCTGATATGGCAACTGT TGCTGGTGCAGCTAATGTTGCCATAAAGCTCTTGAGCCCTATGTTGGACAGGCTTAGCTACCACTTCAGCAGAGCCCTTCAGCTGGACATCTATCATA CTCCTCTTATGATTGGAGCTGCTGGTAGTGCCTACATGAtcaatgatgctgccaccatccTGCCTAGAGCTGTAGTAGCAAAAGCACGTGCCTACATTGCTGGAGCTGCTGCTGATGTTCTTGAG attggTGTAAGAACTGAAGGTATCCAGGAGGCTCTTTTGCAATCTCCAGCAGCAGATGAAAGTGTTGACCGTATCACCAAGATAAAGCGCACCCTAAGAGCA CTCACAAACTGGAAGGCTCTGCCAACTGATCAACCTTTGGCTTCAGTCTACATAAAATTGCTTGGACAGGAAGTGGCTTTTGTCAACATTGACAAAACCATCATTGAACAAGCAATACCG ATTGCCACTGGACCCAAACCACGTGAACTGTTGAAGGAGGCCCTGAAAGCTTTGCAGGAAGGAATTGCATTGCAATATGCCAAACCTCTGCTAGCAGCTGAAGTGCGTCGTATCTTTCCAACAGCAGTTGGTGTGCCCATGGAGTTCAGTTTCTACACTGCTGCAGTTGCTGCTGCATCTGTCAATA TTCAGGCTACCATTACACCTCCTCTCCCTGAGCAGCCTGAGACCATCACTCTTGAACAGTTGAAGAGGACTGATGTTCAAATCCGAGCAGAAGTTAAACCAAG TATTGCTCTGCAGACCTTTGCTGTGATGGGAGTTAACACTGCCTGGATTCAAGCTGCTGTTATGGCCAAAGGAAAGATCCACACAATTGTCCCTGGAAAAGTGGTTGCAAGAGCAGATATTCTCAAGGGCAATTACAAGGTGGAGGCTCTGCCTGTTGAGGTTCCTGAACATATTATTACTATGAG CTTTGAGACTATTGCTGTGGTCAGAAACATTGAAGATCCCTCTGCAGAGAGAATTGTTTCCTTGGTACCTGAATTGTCCATGCAAAAGACGCCCTATGCTGGTGACCGT TCCTCTGAGAACACTGATCCTGATATGCCAGCTGTGAGAGCTGCTACTCCATTCCACAAGACCTTCTGTCTTGCTGTCCCATATATTGAAATCAAGGGATGCATTGAGGTGCATTCACACAATGCTGCTTTTATTGAGAATGCTCCTCTGTTCTACATAATTGGACAGCACTCAGTCCATGTTTCAGTAGCAAGAG GTGAAGGTCCTGCAGTTGAAAAACTCGAGCTTGAGGTTCAAGTTGGCCCTAGAGCTGCTGAGAGGCTTCTTAAGCAAATCAATCTTGTTGATGAGGACACTCCAGAGGGAAAGAGCATCCTGATGAAACTGAGGGAAATCCTGGAGACTGAAGCAAAAGAAGTTCCTGTCTCTTCTGAAAGCAGCAGTAGCCGCAGCAGCCGCAGAAGCCGCATCATCAGTTCCAGCAGTTCAAGCTCCTCGATGTCCAGCTCTCGCATAACTAAG ACTGCCACCATGATTGAGCCCTTCAGGAAATTCCACAAAGATCgg TACATGGCACCCCATGGAGCCTCAAAGGCAGTTAGCAGTGGAAGCACTGGATCAAGCTTTGAGGCTATTCGGAAACAG gcTAAGTTCCTTGGGAATTCTGTTCCACCTGTTTTTGCTATCATTGTCCGTGCCGTAAGAGTTGATCAAAAGCTGCTGGGCTACCAACTTGCTGTATACTTTGACAAGCCAACTGCAAGAGTGCAGCTCATCATTTCCTCAATTGCTGAAAATGACAACTTGAAGATTTGTGCTGATGGTGTCCTGCTAAGCAAACACAAAGTCACT GCCAAGTTGGCTTGGGGTCCAGAGTGTCAACAATATGCTGTTACTGCTAAAGCTGAGGCCGGTGTTCTTGGAGAATTCCCTGCTGTCCGTCTAGAGCTGGAATGGGAGAGGCTTCCAATAATTGTCACCACCTACGCCAAAAA GCTGTCTAAGCACATCACTATGGCAGCTCTCCGGGCTGGATTCAAGCTTGAAAGAGCTACGAACAGTGAGAAAGAAGTTGATCTGACCGTGGCCTTGCCAACCCAGAGGACCCTGAATATCATTGCTAGGATTCCAGAG ATGACACTGTCAAGGATGGCTGTTCGTCTCCCCGTTGCTGTTCCCATCAATCCAGATGGAACTTTTTCTATTCATATTGATATAGAAACTCTTCAGAACCCAGAACTACTTCTAGATACAATAACTAACTGA